The genomic window AATAATTCTGAAGTCGCTTCAATTATTATTGCCAAAATCGTCAAGGACGATCAACCGTTTTCTCTTTTCTTTGACGATTTGTAATGTACCCCGATCCCTCGGGCTTCCGTTCGATAACCCGACATCACAAGGATGCCGTCTTTTTCCTGCTTTTCTGGAGTGACGTCCGCCGGATGCCATCACGTTGAGGCTGCTCCGGACATGAATATCGCGGAAGCCAGGGTCCGGGGCGTTCTCCCTCGAATTATCGAGAATACCGCAGAAAAAGGCCGTGGGAATGCGAAGATGCATCGTTTTGCGCCCGATCGCGCAACCGACGCAATCCCCGACAATCCGTCGGGACTCATCATCCGGCAAAATGCTTTGCCATGGGAGCCGGGCGGGAGCCCGAGGGTGGGACGGCATAGCGGATTTCAGCCAGGGAAGTGTGAAATGAAACGCCGGATGATCAGTTCGAGTTTCCATCCGCGGTCGAGCTCTTCGCCGACGGTGCTCAGAAGTCGCATCCGGGCATCGGGGTCCAGCGATTCCCGCAGTGAAGGGCAGAGGTAGTTCAGGCAGAAGGCATGCCTGGCCGCCAGGAGGCACCCCGCCTTGCCCAGGAAGAAGCATTCCCCGAACTCTTCGGCCATGTCGGGGACTTCGCATCCCAGCAGCAGATTGATCAGGATGTGCACCGGATCGTAGCAATGCTGGATGTCCTGAAAGCAGCAACTGCCGGGTCCGTGGACGGCGCAGGCGGCGCAGGCGGCAACCACCCCGCAGGCCCGCATCGAATCGCCCGTCCGACGGATGGCCTCCCGGTATTCCTCAAGCGCGAGACGCAACGCGGGTTCTTCGAGCAGGGCTTTCCCCATCCGCTCGTGCAAGCGTTTGGCCGCGGCGACGATCTCGGCCGGCGGCATGGAAGCACCGATCACGGGACACGCCGGGAATCGCTGTCGGACGCCCGACGACGGGACACACCACGGCATGCATCCATGGGATCGCGATCTCTCATGGCGTTTCCAATCGCACCAGCCGTTGGTGGAGGCAGTCTTCGGCACGATAGCCTTTGAGCCGCGCCAGGTTCACCAGGGCAAGCAGCATCTCGCCGAAATCATCGGCCGAAACGGTGTTGCCCCCCGCCGGATCGGCGGCCAGGCCCCTCCCCATTTCCAGGAACTTGCGGGTCTGAGCCGAAACGTCGTTCAGATCGCCGCCCTGTTTGTGCGAGAGGCGTGCGAGCATCCGGTATGCGCGCATCAGCGCGGGAAGCGACTCCGGCACCCGGTCTTGCTCCTTGCCCGCGGTGGCCTTCTCGTCCGCCTTGATCTTTTCCCAGTTTTCCTTTACCTCCCGGGCCGAAGCGACACGGGTTTCCCCGAAAACATGGGGGTGTCTGCGCACCATTTTTTCGCAAATCGCGTCGCAGACCTCCTCGAGCCTGAAGTCGCCGGATTCCTCGTAGAGATGAATCAGGAAAAAAACCATGAACAGCAAGTCGCCCAGTTCTTCGGCGGCCTCCTCCCGGCGCCCGGCTCGAACGGCCGACGCCGCTTCGTGGGCCTCTTCGATCAAATAGGTCTGGACTTTATCGGGAGTCTGCTTCCGATCCCAGGGGCAACCGGACTCCCCCCGAAGCCGGTCGATGATCTCATAGATGCGGCGGACCTTATTCCACCGCGTCAAATCGTTCGTCGTCACTTGCGTTTCCTCTCAACCGGCCTCGTCGGCCGATCGGCCCCGGGAGACTTCTCCCTGGATTCCAGCCAGTATCGTTCAAGAGCCTTTCGTTTCTCCTCGAAGGCCTTTTGCACGCTCGCCGGCGTCAGCTGCACCACGATCCTGGCGGCATCCTGTATGTAGGGGACCAGAACGGACCCTGTGAGCAGGGGGTTCTTCGCCGAGACGAACACCGTCAGCATGGATATGGCCACTACGGCGATCAGCAAGGCCTTGCCGAACCCGATCACTCCGCCCCAGAGCCGGTCGAGGAAACCGAGCCCCGTCTTGCGCAGGAGCCTTGCAACGGCGTAGCCGGCCAGTGCGATACAGAACCATGTCAAGCAGAAGAGCAGAATGAAGCTGATCGCGGGCGTTCCCGACAGTTTGGGAAATGTGCGGGCCAGCTGCGCGGCCAGAGTCTCGTAATGGTGGGAAGCGAGCACGAAGCCACCCAGCACTCCCGCGATGCCGAATATCTGGGAGACCGCTCCGCGCATGATTCCACGCAACACGCAAAAGGCTCCCACCCCCACCACAACCCAATCCAGACCGTTCATAACCGGATCCGCCTCCCCGGGATGGGCGATCCCCGTTCAGCGCGCTCGCATTCCCGCGGCGGAATATGGATTACGCTCGGAACCATCCCGTCGTCTGCAAATTCCAAAACAAGAATTAACCCCATCGGACCGGAATGCAAAGCATTTATTTCCTCTCCGGAAGACAACGCCCCGAGCGTCCGCGGTTGATCGAGCGCGCCGATTCTTTCCTCTCGCAACGGCGCCCCCCCGTGGGCCCTCCTCCAGCGGGAGGCCTCCATTGATGTGAATATTGTCAGGATCAAAAACACGTGATAAGAATAGCCGTCATATCGACGCCGGGAGTCTCCGGCCAACAACTTCGGAACAATCACGGGGAGCATTGCGGGCAGCCTTGGCCAGTACAGCGCATGAGACGGAAAAGCAACGCGGGAGCACGGCCCAGCTTTCCTTTGACGACAACAAGCTGGTGCAGCAGCTTGCAGGCGAGCAGAACAATCATCTCAAGCTGATCGAAAAGCAGCTGGATGTGCGCATCCATCTGCGCGGCAATCAGTTCACGATCTCAGGCGACCGGCCTCACGTCGAACTGAGCGAGCGACTGCTCTTCGGTCTTGGGGAACTGATTCAGGGCGGCTATCCGCTGTATGCCGGAGATATTGTCTACGCCATCAGGATATTGAGCGAGAACATACAGCGTTCTTTGAAGGACATATTCCTCGACCATGTGTTCATTGCGTCAAACCGTCGCGTGATCACGCCGAAGAGCGTCAAGCAGAAGGAATATATTGAGGCTATCCGGCATTATGATATTGTGTTCGGGGTCGGACCGGCCGGGACGGGCAAAACCTACCTGGCAATGGCCATGGCCGTCGCGGCGATGACCAAGGATCTGGTGCGCCGCATCGTACTCGTCCGCCCCGCGGTCGAAGCGGGAGAGAAGCTGGGGTTTTTGCCCGGAGATCTTGCGGAGAAAGTGAACCCCTATCTCCGGCCTCTTTATGACGCTCTGCACGATATGATGGATTTCGAGAGGGCCACCGGTCTGTTGCAGCGGGGTGCGATCGAAGTTGCACCCCTTGCATTCATGCGCGGGCGCACGTTGAACGACGCCTTTGTCATCCTGGATGAGGCTCAGAACACCACAACGGAACAGATGAAAATGTTCCTCACCAGGCTGGGGCTCGGATCGAAGGCGGTCATCACGGGGGATATCACCCAGATCGATCTGCCCGAGAACAAGCCTTCGGGTCTCATCGAGGCCATCGATCTGCTGCAGGGGATCCAGGGAATACAGATGGTCTTTTTTTCCAAGAAGGACGTTGTCCGCCATCGGCTCGTACAGGAAATCATACAGGCCTACGAGCAGGTGGAGCTGCGGAAAGCCCAGGGCGCCAGGACTCCATCAGAAAAGTGAGAAGTATGGACAAGGACAAACGGGAGCCGGAGAAGAGCAAGGGCAGGCCCAGAACGACCCTGATCCGTCGCTTCCTGCCGTTCTGTCGGGAAGAAATCTACTGCCGGAAAGTCCTCATACTCGTTGCTGTCAGCGCGATCATCGCCGTCCTGGTGACCCCTTCCTTCACCAGCGACAGTCCGCCGTTCCGGTTGGGTGACATTGCGGATCGAAACGTGAAAGCCAAGCGTGATTTCTTCGTGGAAGACGAAGCCGCAACCGGCAAACAGCGCGAGGAAGCCGTCAGGCGATCGCCCATCATTTACGACCTCGACGAGAATATCGCCGCAAGCACCTTCGAGCGCGTGGGAAGCGCCTTTCATGCGATGCGGGAATTCCTGAGCGAAGACCGTTACCCCTTCCCTCGCCTGGAAATGCCCCGGGAAAGTGCTTTCGGCTCCGGCCTCGGGTCCGGGGACGCTTCCGCCTTGCCGGTCTCCGAAACCGCCCAGCAGACCCTGCGCAGGAAGAAGGACTTCGAAAACATCCTCGGCTTGCAGATCAGCTCGGAAGTCTTTTCGAGTTTCCTCGAGAAGGGGTTCGGAAAGGATCTGCAGGACCGCCTGGTACAATTGCTCAAGACCTCGTTCGAGCAGGGCATCGTGTCGGGCAAGGCATGGATGAACCGGGACGCCGCAGAGAGCGTGGTCATTCGAAAAGCGGGCACGTCGGAGGAACACCTGGTACACCCGCCCTATTCCTATCCCGACCTGGAAGAGGCGCGAAAACTCATGGTCATGCAGGCGCTGGACCAGGGGCACGACATCAAGGAGATGATCGCCTTCACCTCGCTGGCAACGCAATTGCTTCAGTCCAACCTTCATTTCAACTTCGAAGAGACCGAAAGCCGGCGGGAACGTGCCTACATCCAGGTCAAGCCGGTGCTGATCAAGGTCATGAAAAATGAAATGCTGGTGCGGGAAGGCCAGCGCGTGGGCCAGGATGAAATCCTGAAGTTGAAAGCCCACCAGAGCGCCGGTACGGAACGGCACTGGCTGCTCGTCTTCGTTTCGCTCTTCCTGTTCTGCGTGCTGTGCATCTGGGTGGTCGTCCACGTGGCGCGGCAGCATCTCCCGTATTTCCGGATGGAATATCAAGACCTGTTGTTCCTGGCGATCCTCCTGATCCTCTTGATGAGTCTGGGCCGCGTGACCATGTCGGTCGCGGGTCTGATCGGCGACGCCTCGGCAAACCTTACGGCCAATGCGTTCATCTACGCCATCCCGCTGAGCGCCGGCGCCATGATGGCGTGCATTTTTTTCGGCGTGACGGTTTCCCTCATCTTTTCCCTTGTGCTCACCCTTTTTGCGGGCATGCTGTTCGGCAAGGACTTCGGGCTGTTCTTCTATTTCATGATCGGTTCTTTCGTGGCCGCTCACGGAGTCTCCCCCTGCAGGAATCGCATGATCCCCATCAAGGCGGGCCTCCTGGTCGGCTGCGCCAACGTGGTCCTGATCCTTCTCAGCGCCTATCTGCAGGACCAGTGGATTTTCCTGAGGGTGCTCACGAACGCTTTCTTCGGCTTCTGCGGGGGCATTTTCGCGGGAATCCTGGTGACCGGGCTGACTCCTCTGGTCGAGATGGCCTTCAGCTACACAACCGACATCAAGCTGCTGGAGCTGGCCACGATGGACCAGCCCCTGCTCCGCGAGCTGATGGTGGAGGCTCCGGGCACCTATCATCACAGCATCATCGTGGGGAACATGGTGGAAGCTGCGGCCAAATCCATCGGGGCGAATTCCCTGATGGCCAAAGTGGCCGCCTACTATCACGATATCGGTAAGATCAAGAAGCCGCTCTACTTTATCGAGAATCAGTTCGAATGCGAGAACCGCCATGAGAAGCTGGCCCCGTCCATGAGCAGCCTGATCCTCATCTCCCACGTCAAGGAAGGGGCGGAAATGGCGCGGCAGAGCAGGCTGGGCAAGGACATCATCGATATCATCAGTCAGCACCACGGCAAGAGCTTCATTTCGTTCTTTTACAACAAGGCCATGGAAGCCCGGGAAAAATCCAGGACCAGCAAAGGCGCATTGCTGCCCCCGATCAACATGGACGATTATCGCTATCCCGGTCCCAAGCCTCAGACCAAGGAAGCAGGACTGGTGATGCTGGCCGACGTTGTCGAAGCGGCCTGCCGTTCCCTGAGCGAACCCACCCCGGCAAGGATCCAGGGACTCGTACACCGGTTGATCAACAACATCTTCAGTGACGGTCAACTGGACGAATGCGAGCTCACACTCAAGGATCTTCATCAAATAGCCAAGCACTTCAACCAGATACTGGCCACCATCCATCACAAACGCATTGAATACCCGGGCGTTTCGGCAAGCGAAGGGAAGGGCAGAGCCGATGCCGTTGATCCAAATCAGCGAGAAGCAAAGCCGGATCGAGACAAACAGGCGGCGAATAAAGAGCGCGGCAAACCGGATCTTAAACGCCTTGGGATTCACTGATGCCGAGTTGAGTATCCTGATCGTCGACGACGAGGAAATGGCCGGTCTCAATTCAACGTACCGGCGCAAAGACACATCCACGGATGTGCTCTCGTTCCCGATGCGGGAAGGGGAATTCGGCGACGTCTGCGAGGAGGTCCTGGGGGATGTCGTGATCTGCGCTCCCATGGCGAAGCGCATGGGCGAGTTGCACGGCGCGTCTTTTCAGTCGGTAATGGATCTTCTTCTTGTTCACGGCATCCTTCACCTGGTGGGCCACGATCACGAACAAGGCCGCGGGGAGGCTGCCCGTATGGCCGACAAGACCATGGAACTGCTCAAAATGCTTGGGCATTCCGCGGAAAGCTTCGCTTGGTACGTGGACGGGCAGGACTAATCATCGCATTCCGATTCGCGTTCGAGATTGCAGAACAAGGGATCGACTGAAAAAGGAGAAAATGTGGCCCGACTTGCAATCAATGTGGATCATGTCGCGACGGTCAGGCAGGCACGACGGGCGTCGGAACCCGACCCTGTCACCGCCGCCGCCCTGGCTGAGCTCGCCGGAGCGCACGGCATCGTGGTGCATCTCCGGGAGGACCGGCGGCACATTCAGGACAGGGATGTGCAGGTCTTGCGACAGACCGTGAAGAGCAAGCTGAACCTGGAAATGGCGGCGACCAGGGAAATGATCCAGATCGCGCTCAACATCAAACCGGAGATGGTCACCCTCGTCCCCGAAAAGCGCCAGGAACTGACGACCGAGGGGGGCCTCGATGTCGTGAGCTTCGAGGGCGCGCTGGAGGAAGCCATCAAGACCCTTCACGAGGGAGGCATCGCGGTCAGCCTGTTCATCAACCCGGACCCCAGGCACATCAAGGTGGCCCACCGGCTCGAAGCCGAGTACGTGGAGATCCACACCGGAATGTTCGCCGAGGCGGATTCCTACACCCGGCGCCAGGAAGAGTACGAGCGCGTCGTGACCTCGGCCAAACTCGCCCGCAAGCTGGGTCTGGGCGCTCACGCCGGTCATGGGATAGGCTACCAGAACGTGCTGTGGCTGAGGAACATCCCCGAAATCCAGGAATTCAGCATCGGCCATGCCGTGATTGCCCGGGCGGTGCTGGTGGGCATGGAACGCGCCGTCCGGGAAATGCTTGCGCTGGTGAACGGTTAGATGGCCATCCGCGGCATCGGCATCGACCTGATCCGGGTCGACCGGCTCCGTCTCCTGCTGGAGCGCTGGGGAGCGCGGTTCGAACAACGCGTTTTCACCAGGAACGAACGGGAAGACTGCTCCCGGCGAAAGGACTATGCGGGCTGCCTGGCCTTGCGGTTTTCCGCCAAGGAGGCTTTTGCCAAGGCGTTGGGTACCGGGCTTCGAAACCCGGTCACCTGGCAGGATATCGAGGTGTCGAACGACTCGCTCGGGAAACCGACGATCTCTCTTTCCGAGAGCGCTCTGCGGTTCTGCCGGGAACACAATATCACTTCCTGGCACTTGAGCCTCACCGACGATGGCGATTACGGTGCCGCCGTGGTCGTGCTCGAAGGTCCCTCAGCGGCGCCCGGCACATCACCGGAAGGCGAGGCGGAGCCTTGAGCGGTCCCCCGGCGGGGGAAAAACCCCGCCTTTCCGGCCTTCAACCCCGATCTGCCGCAGCGCCGTCGCGCTCATTGCTTTGCGTCCCCACCAGGAGGTCATCATGTTCATCGTAACCGCGTCCGAAATGGCCGGGCTGGACCGCGCGACCATCGAGGAAATCGGCATCCCGGGGATCGTCCTGATGGAGAACGCCGCGCGGGGAGCCGCGGCGTTCTATCTGGAAGTCGTTCCCGACCTTCTCACGCGCCGCATCACGGTGTTGGCGGGAAGCGGCAACAACGCCGGGGACGGATTCGTGTTGGCAAGGCTGTTCAAGAACCAGGGAGCGGATGTCCGGGTGGTCTGCCTGAGGCCGCCGGAAAACCTTCAGGGGGATGCCCTGACCAACTTCAGGATTCTCGATAAGCTTTGCATCCCGGTGCGGACCTGGGAGGAACAGGGGGACTTCGATACGCAGTGGAGCGCGGTCCGGGAGAGCGGGACCGTCATCGACGCCATCCTTGGAACCGGTTTGAAAAGCGAGGTCCGGGGACTGTACCGGCAGGTCATTGAAGCCGCCAACGCGCTCCCGGTTCCGATACTCGCCGTGGACATCCCATCCGGGCTGGATGCGAGCACCGGGAAACCCTTGGGGACAGCCATCCGGGCAACCGCCACGGCCACTTTCGGATTCCTCAAGATCGGGCAGGTCGTCGAGCCCGGATGCGATTATGTCGGCCGCCTCAAGGTGATCGATATCGGCATTCCGCCGACTCTTTCGGAAAAGCACGGCATTCGTCGCCGGTGGCTGACCGA from Syntrophobacter fumaroxidans MPOB includes these protein-coding regions:
- the ybeY gene encoding rRNA maturation RNase YbeY yields the protein MPLIQISEKQSRIETNRRRIKSAANRILNALGFTDAELSILIVDDEEMAGLNSTYRRKDTSTDVLSFPMREGEFGDVCEEVLGDVVICAPMAKRMGELHGASFQSVMDLLLVHGILHLVGHDHEQGRGEAARMADKTMELLKMLGHSAESFAWYVDGQD
- a CDS encoding pyridoxine 5'-phosphate synthase; amino-acid sequence: MARLAINVDHVATVRQARRASEPDPVTAAALAELAGAHGIVVHLREDRRHIQDRDVQVLRQTVKSKLNLEMAATREMIQIALNIKPEMVTLVPEKRQELTTEGGLDVVSFEGALEEAIKTLHEGGIAVSLFINPDPRHIKVAHRLEAEYVEIHTGMFAEADSYTRRQEEYERVVTSAKLARKLGLGAHAGHGIGYQNVLWLRNIPEIQEFSIGHAVIARAVLVGMERAVREMLALVNG
- the acpS gene encoding holo-ACP synthase, with protein sequence MAIRGIGIDLIRVDRLRLLLERWGARFEQRVFTRNEREDCSRRKDYAGCLALRFSAKEAFAKALGTGLRNPVTWQDIEVSNDSLGKPTISLSESALRFCREHNITSWHLSLTDDGDYGAAVVVLEGPSAAPGTSPEGEAEP
- a CDS encoding CvpA family protein: MNGLDWVVVGVGAFCVLRGIMRGAVSQIFGIAGVLGGFVLASHHYETLAAQLARTFPKLSGTPAISFILLFCLTWFCIALAGYAVARLLRKTGLGFLDRLWGGVIGFGKALLIAVVAISMLTVFVSAKNPLLTGSVLVPYIQDAARIVVQLTPASVQKAFEEKRKALERYWLESREKSPGADRPTRPVERKRK
- a CDS encoding MazG family protein; translated protein: MTTNDLTRWNKVRRIYEIIDRLRGESGCPWDRKQTPDKVQTYLIEEAHEAASAVRAGRREEAAEELGDLLFMVFFLIHLYEESGDFRLEEVCDAICEKMVRRHPHVFGETRVASAREVKENWEKIKADEKATAGKEQDRVPESLPALMRAYRMLARLSHKQGGDLNDVSAQTRKFLEMGRGLAADPAGGNTVSADDFGEMLLALVNLARLKGYRAEDCLHQRLVRLETP
- a CDS encoding HD family phosphohydrolase — its product is MDKDKREPEKSKGRPRTTLIRRFLPFCREEIYCRKVLILVAVSAIIAVLVTPSFTSDSPPFRLGDIADRNVKAKRDFFVEDEAATGKQREEAVRRSPIIYDLDENIAASTFERVGSAFHAMREFLSEDRYPFPRLEMPRESAFGSGLGSGDASALPVSETAQQTLRRKKDFENILGLQISSEVFSSFLEKGFGKDLQDRLVQLLKTSFEQGIVSGKAWMNRDAAESVVIRKAGTSEEHLVHPPYSYPDLEEARKLMVMQALDQGHDIKEMIAFTSLATQLLQSNLHFNFEETESRRERAYIQVKPVLIKVMKNEMLVREGQRVGQDEILKLKAHQSAGTERHWLLVFVSLFLFCVLCIWVVVHVARQHLPYFRMEYQDLLFLAILLILLMSLGRVTMSVAGLIGDASANLTANAFIYAIPLSAGAMMACIFFGVTVSLIFSLVLTLFAGMLFGKDFGLFFYFMIGSFVAAHGVSPCRNRMIPIKAGLLVGCANVVLILLSAYLQDQWIFLRVLTNAFFGFCGGIFAGILVTGLTPLVEMAFSYTTDIKLLELATMDQPLLRELMVEAPGTYHHSIIVGNMVEAAAKSIGANSLMAKVAAYYHDIGKIKKPLYFIENQFECENRHEKLAPSMSSLILISHVKEGAEMARQSRLGKDIIDIISQHHGKSFISFFYNKAMEAREKSRTSKGALLPPINMDDYRYPGPKPQTKEAGLVMLADVVEAACRSLSEPTPARIQGLVHRLINNIFSDGQLDECELTLKDLHQIAKHFNQILATIHHKRIEYPGVSASEGKGRADAVDPNQREAKPDRDKQAANKERGKPDLKRLGIH
- a CDS encoding PhoH family protein, with protein sequence MASTAHETEKQRGSTAQLSFDDNKLVQQLAGEQNNHLKLIEKQLDVRIHLRGNQFTISGDRPHVELSERLLFGLGELIQGGYPLYAGDIVYAIRILSENIQRSLKDIFLDHVFIASNRRVITPKSVKQKEYIEAIRHYDIVFGVGPAGTGKTYLAMAMAVAAMTKDLVRRIVLVRPAVEAGEKLGFLPGDLAEKVNPYLRPLYDALHDMMDFERATGLLQRGAIEVAPLAFMRGRTLNDAFVILDEAQNTTTEQMKMFLTRLGLGSKAVITGDITQIDLPENKPSGLIEAIDLLQGIQGIQMVFFSKKDVVRHRLVQEIIQAYEQVELRKAQGARTPSEK